From one Pseudomonas fluorescens genomic stretch:
- the coaD gene encoding pantetheine-phosphate adenylyltransferase codes for MNRVLYPGTFDPITKGHGDLVERASRLFDQVIIAVAASPKKNPLFPLEQRVELAREVTKHLPNVEVIGFSTLLAHFAKEQQANVFLRGLRAVSDFEYEFQLANMNRQLAPDVESLFLTPSERYSFISSTLVREIAALGGDITKFVHPVVAEALTERFKK; via the coding sequence ATGAACCGAGTGTTGTACCCAGGTACTTTCGACCCTATTACCAAGGGCCATGGCGATCTGGTCGAACGTGCCTCGCGGCTGTTCGACCAGGTGATCATTGCGGTCGCCGCCAGCCCGAAGAAAAACCCATTGTTCCCGCTGGAGCAACGGGTGGAACTGGCTCGCGAGGTCACCAAGCACCTGCCCAATGTCGAAGTCATCGGCTTCTCCACCTTGCTGGCGCATTTCGCCAAGGAACAGCAGGCCAATGTGTTCCTGCGCGGCCTGCGGGCTGTTTCGGACTTCGAGTACGAATTCCAGTTGGCGAACATGAACCGCCAGCTGGCTCCCGACGTCGAGAGCCTGTTCCTTACGCCATCAGAGCGCTATTCGTTCATTTCCTCGACCCTGGTCCGGGAAATCGCGGCGCTGGGCGGTGACATCACCAAATTCGTCCATCCGGTGGTGGCCGAGGCCCTGACCGAACGCTTCAAGAAGTGA
- a CDS encoding DUF4153 domain-containing protein, with translation MPAISRSLLFYLAIGLIQGLVFLFARHIQIDIAGLPFGLCAAVVVAGINLQLLGSAVLQRGTGWLVLGLTLLIGFISSWTFSQDTLGWVWQSSWLAAVVLTYIGTAFILSWPTREGLRPRYEDLFRHAWNNIFIVLLALLFTLLFWLLLWLCGRLFLMLGIPQVEDVLTSAPVVRIGLAVVFSLGMRMGLENEKVIGLLRGVLLTLCRVLLPLSALIAVLFSLMLPFTGLQPVWNTGYSTTILLLLVATNLFLLNGVFQDGHQANPYPGVLKRLVEACLLCLPVLVALAAYSSWLRVDQYGLTPERILALLLIGVMQVHSLAALWAVFASRQGWLHSLRVSNPWIALLSAVLVVLFYTPLLNPLQISANNQVERLLSGRTAIQEFDARTLYHHLGKPGREAFKALEARLKTDELFDAEGRKKLQWIMDEAHPLYADDSHAPNLEWLGPEQPGSEAFTTMVMAQSQCGGKGCFLWAVDMDGDGRNEVLMIPRHTYASSVFLFAREGEGEWREVGSLHSIRDNTERLVQLIRHGQMKPVMPRYKTLTLDGVDLTWQPNR, from the coding sequence ATGCCTGCGATAAGTCGATCTTTACTGTTCTACCTGGCCATTGGCCTGATTCAGGGCCTGGTGTTCCTCTTCGCCAGGCACATCCAAATCGATATCGCCGGGCTGCCGTTCGGCCTGTGTGCCGCCGTGGTGGTGGCCGGGATCAACCTGCAACTGCTCGGCAGTGCAGTGCTGCAACGCGGTACGGGCTGGCTGGTACTGGGCCTGACGCTGCTTATCGGCTTCATCAGTAGCTGGACCTTCAGTCAGGACACGCTGGGCTGGGTATGGCAGAGCTCGTGGCTGGCTGCGGTTGTCCTCACCTACATCGGCACCGCCTTCATCCTCAGCTGGCCGACCCGCGAAGGCCTGCGGCCGCGTTATGAAGACCTGTTCCGGCATGCCTGGAACAACATCTTCATCGTCCTCCTGGCGCTGTTGTTCACCCTGTTGTTCTGGCTGCTGCTGTGGTTGTGCGGGCGCTTGTTCTTGATGCTCGGTATCCCCCAGGTTGAAGACGTGCTGACTTCGGCGCCAGTAGTGCGCATCGGTCTGGCCGTGGTGTTCTCCCTGGGGATGCGCATGGGCCTGGAGAACGAAAAGGTTATCGGCCTGTTGCGTGGTGTCCTGCTGACCCTGTGCCGTGTGTTGCTGCCACTGAGCGCACTGATCGCCGTACTGTTCAGCCTGATGCTGCCGTTTACCGGCTTGCAGCCGGTGTGGAACACCGGCTATTCGACCACCATCCTGTTGCTGCTGGTGGCCACCAACCTGTTTTTGCTCAACGGCGTGTTCCAGGATGGTCATCAGGCCAATCCCTATCCGGGCGTGCTCAAGCGCCTGGTCGAGGCCTGCTTGCTGTGCTTGCCGGTGCTGGTGGCGCTGGCGGCCTATTCAAGCTGGTTGCGTGTGGATCAGTACGGCCTGACGCCTGAGCGCATCCTCGCCCTGTTGCTGATCGGTGTGATGCAGGTGCACAGCCTGGCCGCACTCTGGGCGGTGTTCGCCTCGCGCCAGGGCTGGCTGCACAGCCTGCGGGTCAGTAACCCGTGGATTGCCCTGCTCAGCGCGGTGCTCGTGGTGCTGTTCTATACGCCGCTGCTGAACCCTTTGCAGATCAGTGCGAACAACCAGGTCGAGCGCCTGCTTAGCGGGCGTACCGCGATTCAGGAATTCGATGCCAGAACCTTGTACCACCATCTGGGCAAACCGGGGCGTGAGGCGTTCAAGGCGTTGGAAGCGCGGCTCAAGACTGACGAGCTGTTCGACGCTGAAGGCCGGAAAAAGCTGCAGTGGATCATGGATGAAGCCCACCCGCTTTACGCCGACGACAGTCACGCCCCGAACCTCGAATGGTTGGGGCCTGAGCAGCCTGGCAGCGAGGCGTTCACCACGATGGTCATGGCCCAGAGCCAATGTGGCGGCAAGGGTTGCTTCCTGTGGGCGGTGGACATGGATGGCGACGGGCGCAACGAAGTGTTGATGATCCCGCGTCACACCTATGCGTCCAGCGTTTTTCTGTTTGCCCGCGAGGGCGAGGGTGAGTGGCGCGAGGTCGGTAGCCTGCACAGTATTCGTGATAACACCGAGCGACTGGTTCAACTGATCCGCCATGGGCAGATGAAACCGGTGATGCCGCGCTACAAGACACTGACCCTCGATGGCGTCGACCTGACCTGGCAGCCTAATCGCTAG
- a CDS encoding YfhL family 4Fe-4S dicluster ferredoxin, with protein sequence MSLIITDDCINCDVCEPECPNAAISQGEEIYVIDPNLCTQCVGHYDEPQCQQVCPVDCIPLDEAHPETEAQLMEKYRRITGKA encoded by the coding sequence ATGTCCCTGATCATCACCGACGATTGCATCAACTGCGACGTCTGCGAACCCGAGTGCCCGAACGCTGCGATCTCTCAAGGCGAAGAGATCTACGTGATCGACCCCAACCTGTGCACCCAGTGCGTCGGCCACTACGACGAGCCGCAATGCCAGCAAGTCTGCCCGGTTGACTGCATCCCTCTGGATGAAGCTCACCCTGAGACCGAGGCGCAGTTGATGGAAAAATACCGCCGAATCACCGGCAAGGCCTGA
- the mutM gene encoding bifunctional DNA-formamidopyrimidine glycosylase/DNA-(apurinic or apyrimidinic site) lyase: MPELPEVETTRRGIAPYLEGQRVSRVIVRDRRLRWPIPEDLDIRLSGQRFVKVERRAKYLLLNAEVGTLISHLGMSGNLRLVEIGLPAAKHEHVDIELESGLALRYTDPRRFGAMLWSLDPLNHELLIKLGPEPLTDLFDGERLFQLSRGRSMAVKPFIMDNAVVVGVGNIYATEALFAAGIDPRREAGCISRARYLKLAIEIKRILACAIERGGTTLRDFIGGDGQPGYFQQELFVYGRGEEPCKVCGSILREVKLGQRASVFCPRCQK, encoded by the coding sequence ATGCCGGAATTGCCAGAAGTCGAAACCACCCGGCGCGGTATCGCGCCTTACCTGGAGGGCCAGCGGGTCAGCCGGGTGATCGTGCGTGACCGGCGCCTGCGCTGGCCGATCCCCGAGGACCTCGACATCCGCCTGTCCGGGCAGCGCTTCGTCAAGGTCGAGCGGCGGGCCAAGTACCTGCTGCTCAACGCCGAAGTCGGTACCCTGATCAGCCACTTGGGCATGTCCGGCAACTTGCGCCTGGTCGAAATCGGCCTGCCGGCGGCCAAGCACGAGCATGTGGATATCGAACTGGAGTCGGGCCTGGCCCTGCGCTACACCGACCCGCGGCGTTTCGGCGCGATGCTCTGGAGCCTTGATCCGCTCAACCATGAGTTGCTGATCAAGCTCGGCCCGGAGCCGCTGACTGATCTGTTCGACGGCGAACGGCTGTTCCAGTTGTCGCGGGGCAGGTCCATGGCGGTCAAGCCGTTCATCATGGACAACGCGGTGGTGGTCGGGGTCGGCAATATCTATGCGACCGAGGCGCTGTTCGCTGCCGGCATCGACCCGCGCCGCGAAGCCGGGTGCATCTCCCGGGCGCGCTACCTGAAGCTGGCGATCGAGATCAAACGCATCCTTGCCTGCGCCATCGAGCGTGGCGGCACCACGTTGCGCGACTTTATCGGCGGCGACGGCCAGCCGGGCTACTTCCAGCAGGAACTGTTCGTCTACGGGCGAGGGGAAGAGCCATGCAAGGTCTGCGGCAGCATCCTGCGTGAGGTCAAGCTCGGCCAGCGCGCCAGCGTCTTCTGCCCGCGCTGCCAGAAGTGA
- the ilvD gene encoding dihydroxy-acid dehydratase — MPDYRSKTSTHGRNMAGARALWRATGMKDEDFKKPIIAIANSFTQFVPGHVHLKDLGQLVAREIERAGGVAKEFNTIAVDDGIAMGHDGMLYSLPSREIIADSVEYMVNAHCADAIVCISNCDKITPGMLMAALRLNIPVIFVSGGPMEAGKTKLASHGLDLVDAMVIAADSTASDEKVAEYERSACPTCGSCSGMFTANSMNCLTEALGLALPGNGSTLATHSDREQLFLQAGRTIVELCKRYYGDNDQSVLPRNIANFKAFENAMMLDIAMGGSTNTILHLLAAAQEAEIAFDLRDIDRLSRKVPQLCKVAPNIQKYHMEDVHRAGGIFSILGSLARGGLLHTDLPTVHSPSMEEAIAKWDITQTNDEAVHHFFKAGPAGIPTQTAFSQSTRWPSLDDDRENGCIRSVEHAYSQEGGLAVLYGNIALDGCVVKTAGVDESIHVFEGNAKIFESQDSAVRGILADEVKAGDIVIIRYEGPKGGPGMQEMLYPTSYLKSKGLGKACALLTDGRFSGGTSGLSIGHASPEAAAGGAIGLVQDGDKVLIDIPNRSINLLVSDEELAARRVEQDKKGWKPVEARPRKVTTALKAYALLATSADKGAVRNKALLDGL, encoded by the coding sequence ATGCCTGATTACCGCTCGAAAACGTCCACCCACGGCCGCAATATGGCCGGCGCCCGCGCCCTCTGGCGTGCCACCGGGATGAAGGACGAAGACTTCAAGAAACCGATCATCGCCATCGCCAACTCGTTCACCCAGTTCGTCCCGGGCCACGTGCACCTGAAGGACCTGGGCCAGCTGGTGGCTCGCGAGATCGAACGCGCCGGTGGCGTGGCCAAGGAATTCAACACCATCGCGGTCGACGACGGCATCGCCATGGGCCATGACGGCATGCTCTATTCGCTGCCCAGCCGCGAGATCATCGCCGACTCGGTCGAGTACATGGTCAACGCCCACTGCGCCGACGCCATCGTCTGCATCTCCAACTGCGACAAGATCACCCCCGGCATGCTGATGGCCGCCCTGCGCCTGAACATCCCGGTGATCTTCGTTTCCGGCGGGCCGATGGAAGCCGGCAAGACCAAACTGGCCAGCCACGGCCTGGACCTGGTCGATGCCATGGTCATTGCCGCCGACTCCACCGCCAGCGACGAAAAAGTCGCCGAGTACGAGCGCAGCGCCTGCCCGACTTGCGGTTCGTGCTCCGGCATGTTCACCGCCAACTCGATGAACTGCCTGACCGAAGCCCTGGGCCTGGCCCTGCCGGGCAACGGTTCGACCCTGGCCACCCACAGCGACCGCGAACAGCTGTTCCTGCAGGCTGGCCGCACCATCGTCGAGCTGTGCAAGCGCTACTACGGCGACAACGACCAGAGCGTGCTGCCGCGCAACATCGCCAACTTCAAGGCGTTCGAGAACGCCATGATGCTCGACATCGCCATGGGTGGTTCGACCAACACCATCCTGCACCTGCTGGCCGCCGCCCAGGAAGCCGAGATCGCCTTCGACCTGCGCGACATCGATCGCCTGTCGCGCAAAGTGCCGCAGCTGTGCAAAGTGGCGCCGAACATCCAGAAGTACCACATGGAAGACGTGCACCGCGCCGGCGGCATCTTCAGCATCCTCGGTTCGCTGGCCCGTGGCGGCCTGCTGCACACCGACCTGCCGACCGTGCACAGCCCGAGCATGGAAGAAGCCATCGCCAAGTGGGACATCACCCAGACCAACGACGAAGCGGTTCACCACTTCTTCAAGGCGGGCCCGGCCGGTATTCCGACCCAGACCGCGTTCAGCCAGTCGACCCGTTGGCCGAGCCTGGATGACGACCGTGAAAACGGCTGCATCCGCAGCGTCGAGCACGCCTACTCGCAAGAAGGCGGCCTGGCCGTGCTGTACGGCAACATCGCCCTGGACGGCTGCGTGGTGAAAACCGCCGGCGTCGATGAGTCGATCCACGTGTTTGAAGGCAACGCCAAGATCTTCGAGAGCCAGGACAGCGCCGTACGCGGCATCCTTGCCGACGAAGTGAAGGCCGGTGACATCGTCATCATCCGCTACGAAGGCCCGAAAGGCGGCCCGGGCATGCAAGAGATGCTCTACCCGACCTCGTACCTGAAATCCAAGGGCCTGGGCAAAGCCTGCGCACTGCTCACCGACGGCCGCTTCTCTGGCGGTACCTCGGGCCTGTCGATCGGCCACGCTTCGCCTGAAGCCGCAGCCGGCGGCGCTATCGGCCTGGTACAGGACGGCGACAAAGTGCTGATCGACATCCCCAACCGCTCGATCAACCTGCTGGTCAGCGATGAAGAGCTGGCGGCGCGCCGTGTCGAGCAGGACAAGAAAGGCTGGAAACCGGTCGAAGCGCGTCCACGCAAAGTGACCACTGCGCTGAAAGCCTATGCCCTGCTGGCGACCAGTGCCGACAAGGGCGCGGTCCGTAACAAGGCGCTGCTGGACGGGCTGTAA
- the ggt gene encoding gamma-glutamyltransferase: MPFVARFAPLVLGAALTLGMASAQAQGPGRAAIATPHAEATAAAREILEQGGNAFDAAIAVSAALAVVEPYGSGLGGGGFFLLRESDTPARYAFIDARERAPGKANEAMYLKDGKIQPGLSINGPLAAAIPGLPAALADLAAHYGKLSLKSTLAPAIRLANQGFAVDRIYRDRAQMRLSALRDDPESARLFLINGEIPALGAQIRQPQLAVTLERIASQGRDGFYAGPTAQAMVQGVQAAGGIWSLDDLADYRTAKREPLRYQLAGQRELISAPPPSAGGVALAQSLAMLQRLPWQSAEPVQRSHYVLEVLRRAYRDRGLLGDPDYVANPLPQLLARNYLTRLADSIDVHQATPSSSLPPAPAWREGDHTTHFAVIDADGNAVAATLSVNLPFGAAFSAPGTGVVLNNEMDDFAADPRGSNSYGLAGSQANAVAAGKRPLSSMSPSFIESPTQFAAFGTPGGSRIPSMVLLSMMGFLEGRPVAEWPAVPRYHHQYLPDVVEHEPGAFSAGQQRELQARGYQLKDLGRSYGNQQVLFWDKTRHTVEAASDPRGVGAAQVLSPR; the protein is encoded by the coding sequence ATGCCGTTCGTCGCCCGGTTTGCCCCACTGGTACTGGGCGCCGCCCTGACGTTGGGGATGGCCAGTGCCCAGGCACAAGGCCCTGGCCGCGCGGCGATTGCCACGCCACACGCCGAAGCGACTGCCGCCGCGCGGGAAATCCTCGAGCAGGGCGGTAACGCCTTTGATGCGGCGATTGCCGTCAGCGCCGCGCTGGCGGTGGTCGAGCCCTATGGTTCGGGCCTTGGCGGCGGCGGATTCTTCCTCCTGCGCGAAAGCGACACGCCTGCCCGCTATGCCTTTATCGATGCTCGCGAGCGCGCCCCCGGCAAGGCCAACGAAGCCATGTACCTCAAGGACGGCAAGATCCAGCCGGGCTTGTCGATCAATGGTCCGCTGGCAGCGGCGATTCCCGGCTTGCCGGCAGCACTGGCCGATCTTGCCGCCCATTACGGCAAGCTGTCGCTGAAAAGCACCCTGGCCCCGGCCATTCGCCTGGCCAACCAGGGCTTTGCTGTCGACCGCATTTACCGCGACCGCGCGCAAATGCGCTTGAGCGCGCTGCGCGACGATCCGGAAAGCGCTCGGCTGTTCCTTATCAACGGTGAAATACCGGCCCTTGGCGCGCAAATCCGCCAACCGCAACTGGCGGTTACCCTTGAGCGCATCGCCAGCCAAGGCCGTGACGGCTTTTACGCCGGCCCGACCGCCCAGGCCATGGTTCAGGGCGTACAGGCGGCGGGTGGCATCTGGAGCCTCGACGACCTGGCCGACTACCGCACCGCCAAGCGCGAGCCGCTGCGCTACCAACTGGCCGGCCAGCGCGAACTGATCAGCGCCCCGCCGCCCTCGGCCGGTGGCGTGGCCCTGGCCCAGAGCCTGGCGATGCTGCAACGCCTGCCCTGGCAGAGCGCCGAGCCGGTGCAGCGCAGCCATTATGTGCTGGAAGTGTTGCGCCGGGCCTACCGCGACCGTGGCCTGCTCGGCGATCCGGATTATGTCGCCAACCCGTTGCCGCAGTTGCTCGCGCGCAATTACCTGACCCGCCTTGCCGACAGCATCGACGTACACCAGGCCACGCCCAGCAGCAGCCTGCCGCCCGCCCCGGCCTGGCGCGAAGGCGATCACACCACTCACTTTGCAGTGATCGACGCCGACGGCAATGCCGTGGCCGCGACGCTGTCGGTCAACCTGCCGTTCGGCGCCGCCTTCAGTGCACCGGGTACCGGCGTGGTGTTGAACAACGAAATGGATGACTTTGCCGCCGACCCACGTGGCAGCAACAGTTATGGCTTGGCCGGCAGTCAGGCCAACGCCGTGGCCGCCGGCAAACGGCCGCTGTCGAGCATGAGCCCGAGCTTTATCGAGAGCCCGACCCAGTTCGCCGCTTTCGGCACGCCGGGCGGCAGCCGTATTCCGAGCATGGTGCTGCTGTCGATGATGGGCTTTCTTGAAGGGAGGCCGGTTGCCGAGTGGCCGGCGGTGCCGCGCTATCACCACCAGTACCTGCCCGATGTGGTCGAGCACGAACCGGGGGCTTTCAGCGCCGGGCAGCAGCGTGAGCTACAGGCGCGCGGCTACCAGCTCAAGGACCTGGGCCGCAGCTATGGCAATCAGCAAGTGTTGTTCTGGGACAAGACCCGGCACACCGTTGAGGCCGCCAGCGACCCCCGCGGCGTGGGCGCCGCACAAGTGCTCAGCCCACGCTGA
- a CDS encoding class I SAM-dependent rRNA methyltransferase, translating into MSLPSLRLKANADRRLRAGHLWVYSNEIDVAATPLHGFKAGDQAILETAGGKALGVVAMSPNNLICARLLSRDAKLALDKSLLVHRINVALSLRERLFDKPFYRLVYGDSDLLPGLVVDRFGDILVVQLASATMEQHKDDVVAALVQVLKPTGILFKNDSAARDAEGLGRYVETVFGLVPEWVALEENGVKFEAPVMEGQKTGWFYDHRMNRARLAPYVKGKRVLDLFSYIGGWGVQAGAFGASEVFCVDASGFALDGVERNAGLNGIAEKLTCIEGDVFEALKELKASEERFDVIVADPPAFIKRKKDLKNGEGAYRRLNEQAMRLLTKDGILVSASCSMHLPEDDLQNILLTSARHLDRNIQLLERGGQGPDHPVHPAIPETRYIKSITCRLLPNS; encoded by the coding sequence ATGTCCCTGCCCAGCCTTCGTCTCAAAGCCAATGCCGACCGCCGCCTGCGCGCCGGCCACCTGTGGGTCTACAGCAACGAAATCGACGTCGCCGCGACCCCGCTGCATGGCTTCAAGGCCGGTGACCAGGCGATCCTCGAAACTGCCGGCGGCAAGGCCCTGGGCGTCGTCGCAATGAGCCCGAACAACCTCATCTGCGCCCGCCTGCTGTCGCGTGACGCCAAGCTGGCCCTGGACAAGTCGCTGCTGGTGCACCGCATCAACGTTGCCCTGTCGCTGCGCGAGCGCCTGTTCGACAAGCCGTTCTACCGCCTGGTGTACGGTGATTCCGACCTGCTGCCGGGCCTGGTGGTCGATCGTTTCGGCGACATCCTGGTGGTCCAGCTCGCCTCGGCGACCATGGAACAGCACAAGGATGACGTGGTTGCCGCGCTGGTTCAGGTGCTCAAGCCGACCGGTATCCTGTTCAAGAACGACTCCGCCGCGCGTGACGCCGAAGGCCTGGGCCGTTACGTCGAAACCGTGTTCGGCCTGGTGCCGGAGTGGGTTGCCCTGGAAGAGAACGGCGTGAAGTTCGAAGCGCCGGTCATGGAAGGCCAGAAGACCGGCTGGTTCTATGACCACCGCATGAACCGCGCGCGCCTGGCACCGTACGTCAAGGGCAAGCGCGTGCTCGACCTGTTCAGCTACATTGGTGGCTGGGGCGTGCAGGCCGGTGCCTTTGGCGCCAGCGAAGTGTTCTGCGTCGATGCCTCGGGCTTTGCCCTGGACGGCGTCGAGCGTAACGCCGGGCTCAACGGCATTGCCGAGAAACTGACCTGCATCGAAGGCGACGTGTTCGAAGCGCTGAAAGAGCTCAAGGCCTCCGAAGAGCGTTTCGACGTGATCGTGGCCGACCCGCCCGCCTTCATCAAGCGCAAGAAAGACCTGAAAAACGGCGAAGGCGCCTACCGCCGCCTGAACGAACAGGCCATGCGCCTGCTGACCAAGGACGGCATCCTGGTCAGTGCATCCTGCTCGATGCACCTGCCGGAAGACGATCTGCAGAACATCCTGCTGACCAGCGCCCGCCACCTGGACCGCAACATCCAGCTGCTCGAACGCGGCGGCCAGGGCCCGGATCACCCGGTGCACCCGGCGATCCCGGAAACCCGCTACATCAAGAGCATCACCTGCCGCCTGCTGCCGAACAGCTAA
- a CDS encoding HDOD domain-containing protein, translating to MSQELSAEQIQHALQGISVPPQPQIMVDLQFEQYMPDPDLEVIAKLISQDPGLSGALLKLVNSPYYGLTNKIASIQRAVNLLGSRSIINLINAQSIKGEMSDDTIVTLNRFWDTAQDVAMTCLTLAKRIGSQAVDEAYALGLFHDCGVPLMLKRFPEYMSVLEDAYASAGAEQRVVDTENQVFNTNHAVVGYYTAKSWRLPEHLSNAIANHHNALAVFSDDSARNSQLKNLLAILKMAEHICASYRVLGNQSVDHEWNTVGHLVLDYVGLSEYDFENLKQTIREMGGH from the coding sequence ATGTCCCAGGAACTCTCCGCCGAACAGATCCAGCATGCCCTGCAAGGCATCAGCGTACCGCCGCAGCCGCAGATCATGGTTGACCTGCAGTTCGAGCAATACATGCCCGACCCTGACCTGGAGGTGATCGCCAAGCTGATCTCCCAGGACCCGGGCCTGTCCGGTGCGCTGCTCAAGCTGGTCAACTCGCCGTATTACGGCCTGACCAACAAGATCGCCTCGATCCAGCGTGCGGTGAACCTGCTCGGCAGCCGCTCGATCATCAACCTGATCAACGCCCAGTCGATCAAGGGCGAGATGAGCGACGACACCATCGTTACCCTCAACCGTTTCTGGGACACCGCCCAGGACGTGGCCATGACCTGTCTGACCCTGGCCAAGCGCATCGGCTCGCAGGCGGTGGACGAGGCCTATGCCCTGGGCCTGTTCCACGATTGCGGCGTGCCGCTGATGCTCAAGCGCTTCCCCGAGTACATGAGCGTGCTCGAGGATGCCTACGCCAGTGCCGGCGCCGAGCAGCGGGTGGTCGATACCGAGAACCAGGTGTTCAACACCAACCACGCGGTGGTCGGTTACTACACCGCCAAGTCCTGGCGCCTGCCCGAACACCTGAGCAATGCCATTGCCAACCATCACAACGCCCTGGCGGTGTTCAGCGATGACTCGGCGCGCAACAGTCAACTGAAGAACCTGCTGGCGATCCTGAAGATGGCCGAGCACATCTGCGCCTCGTACCGGGTGCTGGGCAACCAGAGCGTCGACCACGAATGGAATACCGTCGGGCACCTGGTGCTCGATTATGTCGGCCTGTCCGAGTATGACTTCGAGAACCTCAAGCAGACCATTCGCGAAATGGGCGGTCACTGA